In uncultured Bacteroides sp., one genomic interval encodes:
- a CDS encoding glycoside hydrolase family 95 protein, with the protein MNRKNTYFSRYRFLILFSSLFLSLYAEAAGYKLWYDKPASVWTEALPLGNGRLGAMVYGTPSVEQIQLNEETIWAGRPNNNANPEALQYIPKVRELVFAGKYLEAQTLATQKVMANTNSGMPYQTFGDLRIAFPGHTRYTDYYRELSLDSARALVSYKVDGIRYKREMITSFPDQVIMIRLSADAAKKITFNAFFTSPHQDVVVDTEGNSVTLSGVSSWHEGLKGKVEFQGRLTVKAVNGKVQYKDGTVTVEGADEATLYVSIGTNFVNYKDISGNFAERAKSFLDKALTRDYATSFKEHVSFFKKYMDRVSLYLGENKQDGITTDKRVENFAQTNDAHLVATYFQFGRYLLISSSQPGGQPANLQGIWNDKLLPSWDSKYTCNINVEMNYWPSEVANLTELNEPLFNMVKEVSESGKETAKVMYGADGWVLHHNTDIWRVTGALDKAPSGMWPSGGAWLCRHLWEHYLYTGDIKFLKEIYPIMKGAAVFFDQIMVKEPSHNWLVVCPSNSPENVHAGSNGEATTAAGCTMDNQLIFDLWNQIIYSSRLLEVDAEFANHLKQRLTEMAPMQVGRWGQLQEWMNDWDDPQDIHRHVSHLYGLFPSNQISPYRTPELFEAARTSLIHRGDPSTGWSMGWKVCLWARLLDGDHAYKLITNQLSLVRNEKKKGGTYPNLFDAHPPFQIDGNFGCAAGIAEMLMQSYDGFIYLLPALPSLWKEGHINGLVARGGFELSLSWKNGEVDKVIVKSHIGGNCRLRSLTPLKGNGLKKAKGENSNTLYTVHSVAAPLVKDATKLTGLSIKNTYLYDLNTKPGKEYVIYKK; encoded by the coding sequence ATGAATCGTAAAAATACATATTTCAGTCGTTATCGATTTCTTATCCTGTTTTCATCTCTGTTTCTGTCACTTTATGCAGAAGCAGCAGGATATAAATTGTGGTATGATAAACCAGCTTCTGTATGGACTGAAGCTTTGCCTTTAGGAAATGGTCGTCTAGGTGCAATGGTTTACGGAACTCCTTCTGTAGAGCAGATTCAGCTAAACGAAGAAACTATATGGGCCGGCCGTCCTAATAACAATGCAAATCCGGAAGCTTTGCAATATATACCAAAAGTCAGAGAACTGGTCTTTGCGGGTAAATACCTGGAAGCTCAGACTCTGGCAACTCAAAAAGTAATGGCAAATACAAATTCCGGTATGCCATATCAAACATTTGGCGATTTACGTATTGCTTTTCCGGGACATACTCGTTATACTGATTATTACAGAGAGCTTAGTCTCGATTCTGCCCGTGCACTTGTTTCCTATAAAGTGGATGGTATTCGTTATAAAAGGGAAATGATTACTTCATTTCCAGACCAGGTTATAATGATCCGCTTATCAGCCGATGCTGCAAAGAAAATAACTTTTAATGCATTCTTTACTTCTCCTCATCAGGATGTTGTTGTGGATACAGAAGGAAACAGCGTTACTCTTTCGGGTGTTTCTTCATGGCATGAAGGATTAAAAGGAAAAGTAGAGTTTCAGGGGAGACTTACTGTTAAGGCTGTTAATGGAAAAGTACAGTATAAAGACGGAACCGTAACTGTTGAAGGTGCCGATGAAGCTACTTTGTATGTTTCAATAGGAACTAATTTTGTAAATTACAAAGATATATCCGGTAACTTTGCAGAGCGGGCTAAGAGTTTTCTTGATAAGGCACTGACCAGAGATTATGCAACATCGTTCAAAGAACATGTTTCTTTCTTTAAAAAGTATATGGACAGGGTTTCTCTTTATCTTGGAGAAAACAAACAAGATGGAATAACTACCGATAAAAGAGTAGAAAACTTTGCACAGACAAACGATGCTCATTTGGTGGCAACATATTTTCAGTTCGGACGTTACCTGCTGATTTCTTCTTCACAACCAGGCGGACAACCGGCTAATCTTCAGGGAATCTGGAACGATAAACTATTACCTTCCTGGGATAGCAAGTATACTTGCAATATCAATGTTGAAATGAACTACTGGCCATCGGAAGTGGCCAACCTCACTGAACTGAATGAACCATTGTTTAACATGGTAAAAGAAGTTTCTGAAAGTGGTAAGGAAACAGCTAAAGTAATGTATGGTGCCGATGGATGGGTATTGCATCATAATACAGATATATGGAGAGTAACCGGAGCTTTGGATAAAGCGCCTTCGGGTATGTGGCCTTCTGGTGGAGCATGGTTGTGCCGCCATCTTTGGGAGCACTATCTATATACTGGCGATATAAAGTTCTTGAAAGAGATATATCCTATAATGAAAGGTGCAGCTGTATTCTTTGACCAGATTATGGTTAAGGAACCATCACACAACTGGCTAGTTGTTTGTCCTTCAAACTCTCCTGAAAATGTTCATGCCGGAAGTAACGGAGAAGCAACTACTGCTGCAGGTTGCACAATGGATAATCAATTAATATTTGATTTGTGGAACCAGATTATTTATTCGTCCCGTTTACTAGAAGTGGATGCTGAATTTGCTAACCACTTAAAACAAAGACTCACAGAAATGGCTCCAATGCAAGTGGGCCGTTGGGGACAATTACAGGAATGGATGAACGATTGGGACGATCCACAGGATATTCATCGTCATGTGTCACATCTTTACGGATTATTCCCAAGTAATCAGATATCTCCTTACCGCACACCTGAATTATTTGAGGCTGCCCGCACATCACTGATACATCGTGGCGATCCATCTACAGGTTGGTCAATGGGATGGAAAGTTTGCTTATGGGCTCGTTTACTCGATGGAGATCATGCATATAAGCTTATAACAAATCAACTTTCATTGGTTCGCAATGAAAAGAAAAAGGGAGGGACCTATCCAAACTTGTTCGATGCTCATCCACCTTTCCAGATTGATGGAAACTTTGGTTGTGCTGCCGGAATTGCAGAAATGTTGATGCAGAGTTATGATGGTTTCATCTATCTCCTTCCAGCGTTGCCTTCATTATGGAAAGAAGGACATATAAACGGACTGGTTGCCCGTGGTGGATTTGAACTTAGCCTTAGTTGGAAGAATGGAGAGGTAGACAAAGTTATTGTCAAGTCTCATATAGGAGGCAATTGTCGTTTACGTTCACTTACTCCGTTAAAAGGTAATGGATTGAAAAAAGCCAAAGGCGAGAATTCAAATACGCTTTATACAGTACATTCTGTTGCAGCACCTTTGGTTAAGGACGCAACCAAACTTACAGGACTCAGTATAAAGAACACTTATTTGTATGATCTGAATACAAAACCAGGAAAAGAATACGTAATCTATAAAAAATAA
- a CDS encoding glycoside hydrolase family 78 protein, producing the protein MKYRIIILFSLIIALCPSFARGIEVTKMTCELSEAPLTIDTEHPRFGWQLQSKVNGTRQSAYAIELYNVDNGRNELVWTSGKIVSNKSQLVPYSGSKKLERTTKYVWRVMVWDENNKPSSWSRKAEFRLAPSAAFLNAKWIGFISREKANLPSGRHFHSTVLKKPENKALWAAIDSASSKSVYLLRSFNADKKITQATAYVCGLGHYEFSLNGKKIGDGEFTPLISDYDKTVYYNVYDVTANLRKGGNAIGILLGNGFYNVQGGGRYRKLQISFGPPTLFFKMVVSYADGTTKEILSGADWKYSFSPIIFNSIYGGEDYNACLEQKDWNKPGFNDSRWLPVVVQSAPKGELRPQQAPSVKIMEHYGVKSVNKLSDKYVLDMGQNLSGFPEITVNGKRGTTIRLTVGESLNPDGTVSQKHTGSKHYYEYTLKGEGDEYWHPRFSYYGFRYIQVEGARLKEEKANCNLPLLKKIQSCFVYNSAEEVGDFNCSNKIFNDAHRIICMAMRSNMQGVFTDCPHREKLGWLEETHLNGPGLFFNYNLTKFIPKIMQDMTDAQHSNGLVPSIAPEYVEFEGDFQDSPEWGSASVILPWMYYDYYGDNSLIIKYYPTMKRYVDYLTSRADNHIVSHGLGDWYDYDGKKAGFSRNTPIPLVGTAHYLWDIQLLSRAADMVGNKEDEAHYAELAKQVKKEYNDKFFNAATRQYGNGSQCSNALPLFLDIVEPQYKADVLANLVKDIKAHGNRLTTGDVGNRYLFQTLARNGLNDVMYQMNNHEDAPGYGFQVKFGATTLTEQWDPREGTSWNHFMMGQIDEWFYTWLAGIQPVPSEPGFQKLVIAPQVVGDLKHVSASYNTLYGKVAVNWKVENGVFTMNVEVPVNCSATIILPNKEKRVMESGKQTFTVNI; encoded by the coding sequence ATGAAGTATCGGATTATCATATTATTTAGTCTGATTATAGCTTTATGTCCTTCTTTTGCAAGAGGAATAGAGGTTACAAAGATGACTTGTGAATTGTCTGAAGCTCCTTTGACAATTGATACTGAGCATCCTCGATTTGGATGGCAACTGCAATCCAAAGTGAACGGAACGCGTCAGTCGGCTTATGCAATAGAACTTTATAATGTTGATAATGGAAGAAATGAACTGGTATGGACTTCAGGAAAGATTGTTTCCAATAAAAGTCAGCTGGTTCCTTATTCAGGTTCTAAGAAACTAGAACGTACAACAAAATATGTATGGCGAGTGATGGTTTGGGATGAGAATAACAAACCATCATCATGGAGCAGGAAAGCAGAATTTCGTCTTGCTCCTTCAGCAGCTTTTCTTAATGCAAAGTGGATTGGATTTATATCCCGTGAAAAAGCAAACTTACCTTCGGGAAGACATTTCCATTCTACTGTATTAAAGAAACCGGAGAATAAGGCTTTATGGGCAGCTATCGATTCTGCTTCCAGCAAAAGTGTTTATCTGCTTCGCTCATTTAATGCAGATAAAAAGATAACTCAGGCTACTGCTTATGTTTGCGGACTGGGGCATTATGAGTTTTCTTTAAATGGAAAGAAGATTGGGGATGGTGAGTTTACTCCTCTGATTAGTGATTATGATAAGACTGTTTATTATAATGTTTACGATGTTACAGCCAACTTAAGAAAAGGTGGCAATGCTATTGGAATATTATTAGGAAATGGTTTCTATAATGTGCAAGGCGGCGGTCGTTACCGTAAGTTGCAGATTAGTTTCGGTCCTCCTACATTATTCTTTAAAATGGTTGTTAGCTATGCAGATGGCACAACAAAAGAGATACTTTCCGGTGCCGACTGGAAATATTCTTTCAGCCCCATTATATTCAATAGTATTTATGGTGGAGAAGATTATAATGCTTGCCTGGAACAGAAAGACTGGAATAAGCCAGGATTTAATGATAGTCGCTGGCTTCCGGTAGTTGTTCAAAGTGCTCCAAAAGGAGAACTTCGTCCGCAGCAAGCTCCTTCGGTAAAGATCATGGAGCACTATGGTGTGAAAAGTGTCAATAAGCTTTCTGATAAATATGTGCTGGACATGGGGCAAAACTTGTCTGGTTTCCCAGAAATTACAGTAAATGGCAAAAGAGGAACAACTATCCGTCTTACTGTTGGTGAATCATTGAATCCAGATGGTACTGTCAGCCAAAAGCATACAGGTAGCAAGCATTATTATGAATATACCCTTAAAGGAGAAGGTGATGAATACTGGCATCCTCGTTTCTCTTATTATGGTTTCAGATATATTCAGGTGGAAGGTGCACGCCTCAAAGAAGAAAAAGCAAACTGTAATTTGCCACTCTTAAAGAAAATACAATCTTGTTTTGTATATAACTCAGCCGAAGAGGTTGGCGATTTTAATTGCTCAAACAAAATATTCAATGATGCTCACCGCATTATTTGTATGGCAATGAGAAGTAATATGCAGGGAGTGTTTACTGATTGTCCGCATAGAGAGAAACTTGGCTGGCTGGAAGAAACACATCTTAATGGTCCTGGGTTGTTCTTTAACTATAACCTGACTAAATTTATTCCTAAAATAATGCAGGATATGACTGATGCTCAGCATTCAAACGGATTAGTGCCCAGCATTGCACCAGAGTATGTGGAATTTGAAGGCGATTTTCAGGATTCTCCCGAGTGGGGTAGTGCATCCGTAATTCTTCCTTGGATGTATTATGACTATTATGGTGATAACTCACTTATCATAAAATATTATCCAACAATGAAACGTTATGTAGATTATCTGACTTCACGTGCTGATAATCATATTGTTTCTCACGGACTAGGCGACTGGTATGATTACGATGGCAAGAAAGCCGGATTTTCCCGTAATACTCCAATCCCTTTAGTTGGAACAGCTCATTATTTATGGGACATTCAACTTTTAAGCAGAGCTGCTGATATGGTTGGAAATAAAGAAGACGAAGCACATTATGCAGAGTTGGCTAAGCAAGTTAAGAAGGAGTATAACGATAAGTTCTTTAATGCGGCAACCCGCCAATATGGTAATGGTAGTCAGTGTTCCAATGCTCTGCCATTGTTTTTGGATATTGTAGAACCGCAGTATAAAGCTGATGTGTTGGCTAATCTGGTTAAAGATATAAAAGCTCATGGAAACCGACTAACTACCGGTGATGTTGGTAACCGTTACCTTTTCCAGACACTTGCAAGAAATGGTTTGAATGATGTAATGTATCAGATGAACAATCATGAAGACGCACCGGGATACGGTTTCCAGGTTAAGTTTGGTGCTACAACACTGACCGAACAATGGGATCCGAGAGAAGGAACTTCGTGGAATCATTTTATGATGGGACAAATTGATGAATGGTTCTATACATGGTTGGCAGGCATTCAGCCTGTTCCAAGTGAACCAGGATTCCAAAAGCTGGTAATTGCTCCTCAGGTTGTGGGCGATCTTAAGCATGTTTCTGCTTCCTACAATACCCTTTATGGTAAAGTAGCTGTGAACTGGAAAGTTGAAAATGGAGTCTTTACCATGAATGTTGAGGTTCCTGTAAACTGCTCAGCTACAATCATTCTTCCTAATAAGGAAAAACGAGTTATGGAAAGCGGTAAACAAACCTTTACTGTGAATATTTAG
- a CDS encoding glycosyl hydrolase family 65 protein — translation MNRFTQSICSLASAFLLTTVGAAQNKIHYTGTELSNPAYHDGQLSPVVGVHNIQVMRANREHPDVSNGDGWTYNHQPMMAYWQGKFYMHYLSDPKDEHVPSSRTLLMTSKDGYNWTNPVVLFPPYNVPDGYTKPDYPGVAKNLIAIMHQRVGFYVSKSGKLLAMGFYGVALDKKDDPNDGNGIGRVVREIKKDGSFGPIYFIRYNHAFNESNTNYPFFTKSKDKKFVIACREILDNPLYRMQWVEEADRNDSIIPLKKGYKAFCYYHLPDGNIACLWKHALTSISKDGGNTWLEPVERAKGFVNSNAKIWGQRLTDGTYATIYNPSEFRWPLAISTSIDGLEYTTLNLINGEITPMRYGGNYKSYGPQYVRGIQEGNGVPADGNLWVAYSMNKEDMWVSCIQVPIRQNALTQADDNFDKNKSINELTEWNIYSPIWAPVSLDNKNGANWLTLKDKDPFDFAKVERKIPATSELEVSFKMMADQVDKGTLQIEFLDENGIACSRLDLTPDGFFRAKGGSRFSNMMKYEAGKVYEVKALLSVANRSITVTVDGKRVGVRMFFAPVHSIERVVFRTGAPRSFPTPETPADQDYDLPNAGAEDPMAAYYIKDVKTTAVNPKTSAILSYDKFSHYVDYFNGMEDENIAQAIPNAQAGEWMKENIPLFECPQKNFEEMYYYRWWTLRKHIKQTPVGLAMTEFLVTRSYADQYNLIACALGHHIYESRWLRDQKFLDQYIHVWFRGNGGQPMKKMTKFSSWAADAILNRYKVNGDKEYMLDMLPDLESEYKRWESTNRLSSGLFWQGDVQDGMEESISGGRKKKYARPTINSYMFGNAKALSQMALLAGKKDEAALYEHKADTLKNLVENKLWSVKHGFFETYRTDSLANVREAIGYIPWYFNLPDANKYDLAWKQVTEEGGFLAPYGLTTAERRHPLFRMAGCCKCEWDGAIWPFATAQTMTAMANFMNNNKQTVLSDSTYFHLMELYVESQYHRGRPYVGEYLDEVTGYWLKGDQERSRYYNHSTFNDLIITGLVGLRPRMDNAIEVNPLIPEGKWNWFCLDNVLYHGKNITIMWDKDGSKYHLGKGFRIFVNGKEVAKSDRLKKIVYENVL, via the coding sequence ATGAATAGATTTACCCAATCAATATGTTCGCTGGCATCAGCTTTTCTTCTTACAACTGTTGGCGCAGCACAGAATAAGATTCATTATACAGGAACAGAACTTTCTAATCCTGCATATCATGATGGTCAGCTTTCTCCGGTAGTAGGAGTACATAACATTCAGGTGATGCGTGCCAATCGTGAGCATCCCGATGTTTCCAACGGTGATGGCTGGACATATAATCATCAACCGATGATGGCTTACTGGCAAGGTAAGTTCTATATGCATTATCTTTCTGATCCGAAAGATGAGCATGTGCCATCTTCACGTACTCTTTTAATGACTTCTAAGGATGGTTACAACTGGACAAATCCGGTAGTTCTTTTTCCTCCATATAATGTTCCCGATGGATATACAAAACCTGATTATCCGGGTGTGGCAAAGAATTTGATTGCTATTATGCACCAAAGGGTAGGCTTTTATGTTTCAAAGTCGGGCAAACTTTTAGCTATGGGTTTCTATGGCGTGGCATTGGATAAGAAAGATGATCCGAACGATGGAAATGGTATTGGTCGTGTGGTTAGAGAAATCAAAAAAGATGGTTCTTTCGGACCAATCTATTTTATCCGTTATAATCATGCCTTCAATGAATCAAATACTAACTATCCATTCTTTACAAAGAGTAAGGATAAGAAATTTGTAATTGCTTGTCGGGAAATTCTTGATAACCCTCTTTACCGCATGCAATGGGTAGAAGAGGCTGATCGTAACGACTCAATTATTCCGCTGAAGAAGGGATATAAAGCATTCTGCTATTATCATTTACCGGATGGCAATATTGCCTGTTTGTGGAAACACGCACTCACATCTATCAGTAAGGATGGCGGTAATACCTGGCTTGAACCGGTAGAACGTGCAAAAGGATTTGTAAACAGTAATGCAAAGATCTGGGGACAAAGACTGACGGATGGCACTTATGCAACTATCTATAATCCTTCAGAATTCCGCTGGCCACTTGCTATCTCTACAAGTATTGATGGTTTGGAATATACAACGCTGAACCTTATTAATGGTGAAATTACTCCAATGCGTTATGGTGGAAATTATAAGTCATACGGTCCGCAATATGTTCGCGGTATTCAGGAAGGTAATGGCGTTCCTGCCGATGGTAATCTTTGGGTGGCATATAGCATGAATAAAGAAGATATGTGGGTTTCATGTATCCAGGTTCCAATCCGACAAAATGCATTGACTCAGGCCGATGATAATTTTGATAAAAATAAATCAATCAATGAGCTTACAGAATGGAACATTTATTCTCCAATCTGGGCACCAGTATCATTAGATAATAAGAATGGAGCCAATTGGCTTACTTTAAAAGATAAAGATCCTTTTGATTTCGCTAAAGTAGAACGCAAGATTCCTGCTACTTCAGAACTGGAAGTTTCATTCAAGATGATGGCCGATCAGGTTGATAAAGGCACACTTCAGATTGAATTCCTTGATGAAAATGGTATCGCTTGCTCTCGTCTGGACCTTACTCCTGATGGATTCTTCCGTGCAAAAGGCGGATCTCGTTTCTCGAATATGATGAAATACGAAGCCGGTAAGGTGTATGAAGTAAAAGCTCTGTTATCTGTAGCCAACCGTAGTATTACTGTAACTGTTGATGGTAAGAGGGTAGGAGTGCGTATGTTCTTTGCTCCGGTTCATTCTATTGAAAGAGTAGTGTTCCGCACAGGTGCTCCTCGTAGTTTCCCAACTCCGGAAACTCCGGCCGATCAGGATTACGACCTGCCAAATGCAGGTGCTGAAGATCCAATGGCTGCATATTATATCAAGGATGTAAAGACAACAGCTGTTAATCCTAAGACTTCTGCGATTCTAAGTTATGATAAGTTCAGTCATTACGTTGATTACTTCAACGGAATGGAAGATGAGAATATTGCTCAGGCTATACCAAATGCTCAGGCTGGCGAATGGATGAAAGAAAATATTCCATTATTTGAATGTCCGCAGAAGAACTTTGAAGAGATGTACTATTATCGCTGGTGGACATTGCGTAAACATATAAAGCAAACTCCGGTAGGACTTGCTATGACTGAGTTTCTTGTAACTCGATCTTATGCTGACCAATACAATCTGATAGCTTGTGCCTTGGGTCATCATATTTATGAATCACGCTGGTTACGCGATCAGAAGTTTCTTGATCAGTATATTCATGTATGGTTCCGTGGAAACGGTGGTCAGCCAATGAAGAAGATGACTAAGTTCAGCTCATGGGCTGCCGATGCAATTCTTAACCGTTACAAAGTAAACGGTGATAAAGAATATATGCTCGATATGCTTCCAGATCTTGAAAGTGAATACAAACGTTGGGAAAGTACCAACCGTTTATCTTCAGGGTTATTCTGGCAGGGAGATGTTCAGGATGGTATGGAAGAATCAATCAGTGGTGGACGAAAAAAGAAATATGCTCGTCCTACTATAAATAGTTATATGTTTGGTAACGCAAAGGCCTTGTCACAAATGGCTTTGCTTGCAGGAAAGAAAGATGAAGCTGCACTTTACGAACATAAAGCAGATACTTTAAAGAATCTGGTTGAAAACAAATTATGGAGCGTGAAACACGGATTCTTCGAAACTTATCGTACCGATTCGTTAGCAAATGTACGTGAAGCAATTGGTTATATTCCCTGGTACTTTAATCTTCCGGATGCTAATAAATATGATTTAGCGTGGAAACAAGTAACCGAAGAAGGTGGATTCCTTGCTCCTTACGGACTTACTACAGCAGAACGCCGTCATCCGTTATTCCGCATGGCCGGTTGTTGCAAATGTGAATGGGATGGAGCAATCTGGCCTTTCGCAACAGCTCAGACTATGACTGCAATGGCTAACTTTATGAATAACAACAAACAAACAGTTTTAAGTGATAGTACTTATTTCCATTTGATGGAACTTTATGTTGAATCTCAATACCATCGTGGCCGTCCTTATGTAGGCGAATATCTTGATGAGGTTACAGGTTACTGGTTAAAAGGAGATCAGGAAAGAAGTCGTTACTACAACCATTCTACATTTAATGATTTAATTATTACCGGACTTGTTGGTCTTCGCCCTCGAATGGATAATGCAATAGAAGTCAATCCATTAATCCCAGAAGGAAAATGGAACTGGTTCTGTCTTGACAATGTGTTATATCATGGCAAGAACATTACTATAATGTGGGATAAAGACGGTAGTAAATACCATCTTGGAAAAGGATTCCGTATATTTGTCAATGGAAAAGAAGTGGCAAAATCAGATCGTTTGAAGAAGATTGTTTATGAAAATGTATTATAA
- a CDS encoding glycoside hydrolase family 43 protein: MANIIKSGFLLLLIFLASCKTSRSDVYLFTSFHEPANEGLRYLWSEDGIHWDSIAGAWFKPELGVHKLLRDPSIARTPDGIYHLVWTTSWKGDLGFGYANSKDLIHWSDEQMIPVMAKEPTTVNVWAPEIFYDDEKKEFVVVWASCVPNRFERGIEDEDNNHRLYYITTKDFKTISETKLFYDPGFSVIDATIVKRAKNDYVLVLKDNTRAMRNLKIAFAKSPTGPYSSASVPFTESFVEGPSVTKVANDYMIYFDVYRKHIYGAMKTKDFIHFQDRTNEVSLPEGHKHGTIIKVPRSEVTNLLKERK; encoded by the coding sequence ATGGCAAATATAATTAAATCAGGATTTTTGTTGCTTCTCATATTTTTGGCTTCATGCAAAACATCTCGCTCAGATGTCTATCTCTTTACATCTTTCCACGAACCAGCAAACGAAGGTTTGCGCTATCTTTGGAGTGAAGATGGCATTCATTGGGATAGTATTGCAGGAGCATGGTTTAAGCCGGAATTAGGAGTGCATAAACTGTTACGCGACCCATCTATAGCCCGTACTCCCGATGGTATTTACCATTTAGTGTGGACTACTAGCTGGAAAGGCGATTTGGGATTTGGTTATGCAAACTCAAAAGATTTGATTCATTGGTCGGATGAGCAAATGATTCCGGTTATGGCTAAAGAACCTACTACCGTAAATGTATGGGCTCCGGAAATTTTTTATGATGATGAAAAGAAAGAGTTTGTAGTAGTGTGGGCTTCTTGTGTTCCTAATCGTTTTGAAAGAGGTATTGAAGATGAAGATAATAATCATCGTCTGTATTATATTACAACAAAAGACTTTAAAACAATATCTGAAACAAAATTGTTTTATGATCCGGGATTTAGTGTAATCGATGCTACCATTGTAAAACGTGCAAAGAATGACTATGTTTTGGTGCTGAAAGACAATACCCGTGCAATGAGAAACCTGAAAATTGCATTTGCTAAATCTCCAACAGGCCCTTATTCATCGGCATCTGTTCCTTTTACAGAAAGTTTCGTAGAAGGTCCTTCTGTTACTAAAGTTGCTAACGACTATATGATTTATTTTGATGTATACAGAAAACATATTTACGGAGCAATGAAAACGAAAGATTTTATTCATTTTCAGGATAGAACGAATGAAGTAAGTCTTCCGGAAGGACATAAGCATGGAACAATTATTAAAGTTCCACGTTCTGAAGTTACTAATCTATTGAAGGAACGCAAATAA
- a CDS encoding DUF3826 domain-containing protein, with the protein MKFLYLVALFVLFAGTTFATELDSLNRDPKYVETIKGRSQKIVDKLKLKKADVALNVRNIIANKYFLLNDIYEKRDAAVKKVKDSGVTGSQKNEALTAIDHEKDAALYRSHFAFASDLSLLLNEKQVEEVKDGMTFGVVNVTYTATLDMIPSLKADEKKQILAWLKEAREFAMDAENSNKKHEAFGKYKGRINNYLSKRGYDLTKERAEWEKRCKAKGIKL; encoded by the coding sequence ATGAAATTTTTATACTTAGTTGCATTATTCGTCCTTTTTGCTGGTACAACTTTTGCTACAGAGCTGGATTCGCTTAATCGTGATCCAAAATATGTAGAGACTATCAAAGGTCGTTCACAGAAAATTGTCGATAAACTGAAACTGAAAAAAGCAGATGTGGCTTTGAATGTTCGTAATATTATTGCCAATAAGTATTTCTTATTGAATGATATTTATGAAAAAAGAGATGCCGCTGTTAAGAAAGTCAAAGATTCTGGTGTGACAGGTTCACAAAAGAACGAGGCTCTTACTGCTATTGATCACGAAAAGGATGCAGCTTTATACCGTTCTCATTTCGCTTTTGCTTCAGATCTTTCTTTGCTGCTGAACGAAAAGCAGGTTGAAGAAGTAAAAGATGGTATGACTTTCGGAGTTGTAAATGTAACTTATACTGCAACTCTTGATATGATTCCTTCTTTGAAAGCTGATGAGAAAAAGCAAATCTTAGCCTGGTTAAAAGAAGCTCGCGAGTTTGCTATGGATGCTGAAAATTCTAATAAGAAGCATGAGGCATTTGGTAAATACAAAGGACGTATTAACAACTATCTTTCTAAAAGAGGATATGATCTTACAAAAGAAAGAGCTGAGTGGGAAAAGCGTTGTAAAGCAAAAGGTATAAAATTATAG